CAGGGCCGGCTCCGACGCTGTAATAAAGCTCACGTTATCGAACTTGCTGGTTTCTGTGGAGTAGGTTGTGATGTCTCCCGAGCATGCCGCAAGACCGACATAGTAAGTGCTTGCCATGTTGATGGTGCGAGTGTCGACGACAAACCAGGTCACACCATCAGAGGACTGCGAAGCGGTGAAGACATTGCCCGCACGCTCCAATCGGAACCATACCGGTATCCATGTGTACTGGTTACCGGATGTCCAGGTCATAGTGTCGCCTGTCGACGCCCGTCCTCCCATCTGTGCGATGCGGCCGCCGGTCGACCCCAGGACCATCGCCGCAGCGGTGGCATTGGCATCCAGTGTCTCCCGCATCATCAAGCCGGTATTGCTCAACGTTCCGCTCTCACCGAACAGGCGTGCGGTCAGTGTGAAGTCGCCCGTGACCTGTTGATAGGCATAGTGCAGCGAATCAGCCGCGCCTCCGATCCCGCTTCCTTGACCGGTGACCACGAACGTATTGCTCGCTACGGTGGCATACTGCGCACTGCCAGGCGCCTGTACGACGCCGATGTCCGCATCGAGCCAGCCCGTCGGTAATGCTCCCGCACTCATGGGAGTAGCACTTGCAGAGGTCGATGTCGCACTGGTTCCTGACTGATTGACCGCCTGCACCTCGTAGGAATAGGCCGTGCCATTGGTCACGCTTGAATCGGTGTACTGCGCCATTGTGGTCTGTGTGAGGCTGGCGATCACCGTATACGACGCACCGTCCGTGGAGCGTAGAACGTTGTAGCCGTTCGCTGTTGCTGTCGTTGACCAGTTCAGAAAGACCTGGCCCACACTGGCGGTTGCGGTCAGTCCAGTTGGCGCAGCAGGGGTAGGCGACGGAGGATACGCCGACGCAGAAGCATTCAAGGTAAAGGTCAGTGTGCCATATCCGAAGTGGTCGGTGCTGCCATGCTCCGGCCGTTGCAACTGAGCCATTGCCTGGGTGTTGGGTGTGCTTACTCCCTGAAGAACGTTGTAGTGGTTGTAGAGCAGCTCCCACACTGGACGATCATCCAGACGGTCGCGTCCGTTGGTGGAAGGGTAGTACTGCAGCACATTGTCGCTGTTGTTGTAGGAGGTATACGGAACCGTCTGGTTCATGTTGTACTGCGCCACATATTCGCCTCCCGCGAGAAGGCGGTTGTTGCCATAGCCGAAGAGATCGACGCCCTGGTTCCATGCCGTCTGCGCCGCATAGCCGAGCAGGCCTACACCGAGCTGGGCATGCTCCTGGTCACGGCCTGATTCCTGCCATTGCCCCAGCGCTCCATCGTTATAGAGCGTCCAGAGCGCGTGATTGATTGCGCCATTCCCTGCTCCGTTCTGATAGTAAGCAACGCCCTGATTGAACCAGTCGGTGTTGTCATTGAGCACGCCCATGGCAATCAACGCACCAAGATTGCACGCATCCCAATTCGCCCAATAGTGATCGATTGCCGCGCCATTGTGATTGGTAAGGAAGTTATTGACCACCGGATAGAGGTAGTTGGTAAACATGTTCTGGAAGGCGGCGAAGTCGCTATCGGACCAGCCGGAGTAACCGCGCAGGGTCTCGCCGGCGAGGGCGAAGTCCTGAACAGCGATGCCCATCAGGCCCGGGATATCGGTGCCTGTCGGCACCTGGTTCACCTTCGAGGCCCATGCGTTCAGAATCTTCTTCGACTCCTCCGCATAAGTCGTATCGCCGGAGATGCGCCAGCGGAGAGCGTTCAGATAGGCGGCATGGGCATCCAGGTCCGCGTTCTGACGGCTGCTGCCCATATTTGCTGTTGCGTGGTTTGCATAGGTGCTCTGCGCCTGTGAATCCGTGATGAGCAGGTTCCAGTCATCAATCCAGGGATGCGCACCGGCGGCCACCTGCGCTGCCATACGGTCGAAGTCGGCCTGGGTATGCAGCCCGCCGGGATGCACAAAGGCACGGCCTGAGACCGTCACGGTAATCGCCGGCGACGTACCGCTGGTGTAGTTGCCGTCTCCGCTATAGGTTGCCGTCAGAACATCGGACCCATCGGGGAGTGCTGTTGTCGCAAGCGTCGCGATACCGCCGGTCAAAGTTCCAGTACCGAGGACAGTGCTTCCGAAGTAGAAGGTCACTGTGCCAGTTGGCGTAGCGCCTGCTCCGGATACTGTGGCTGTCAACGTTTCTTTCACACCAAGATTCAACGAAGCTGACGATGGCGTGAGCACAACGGTCGGTACTCCATATACCTGAACGGAGACCGTGGACGACGAAGCGGCAAAGGTGGCATCGCCGGGATAACTTGCCCGAACGCTGTTGAGACCGACCGGCACTGCCGTAGTCGACAGAACCGCGTTGCCCGATCCGTCAAGAGCCGCACTGCCAAGCAGAGTGATGCCATCGTAGAAAGCAACCGTCCCTGTTGGCACGGTTCCGCTGCCCGATACGGTAGCGGTGAAGGTTACGTTCTGCCCCTGGTTGATGGTTGCGGGAGAAGCCGCGACCGAGGTTGTCGACGACGCGCTGCCGGTGACGTTCACCGAAACCGTGTTCGAGGTGGAGCCTGCATTCGATGTATTTCCGGGGTAGGTCGCCGTAATGGACAGTGCGCCGGTCGCCGGTGGAGTGTAGGTCAGCGTCGCTACTCCAGAGGAATTCAATGTTGCTGTCCCCAGCAGCGAGCTACCGTTGTTGTAGAACGAGATGGCGCCGCTTGGGCTTGCGCCGCCGGTGACCGTCGCGGTCAGGGTCATGGCGGTTCCCACGACCACGCTACTGACGGAGGCCTGCAGCGTCGTTGTTGTCACCGGCAGAGCCGCGGCCTGCAGCAGAATCTGTTGTGGCGACAGCACTCCATCGGTCACAAAGGAGAGAGCGGCCGAGCTCGCGTTATTGTCCTGCGGCGAATAGGTGATTGCGAGTGTGCAGTTTGCTCTCGGAGCCAGCGAGGTGAAGTTGCAGGCATTTGTGGAAGAAGTTGAAGCGATAGCAAAGCTACTCGCGTTTGTACCGCTCATGCTCGGAGCGCCACCGGTAAAGTTCAACGTGGTATTGCCCACATTGCTGAGCACAACCGACTGCGCGGCGCTGGTTGTATTCGGAGCCTGCCCGGCAAAGACCAGCAGCCCTTGCGGACCGGCCTGACGCACCTTGAGATTGCCGGCATCCGTAATGTAAACGCGGCCGGCTGCGTCGACCGCGACACCTCGCGGACCGCTCAGCAGAGCGCTTGTGGCAACGCCGCCATCTCCGTTCGTCCCAGTCACAGTACCGGCGGTCCCAGTGCCGGCAACCACGGAGATGACGCCCGTCGCCGCATTCACTTCAAGGATCTCGTTATATCCGTTCACGGCGAGATAGATGTTGCCTGCCGGGTCGGTTGCCAACCCTGTGGTGCCATTCAATTTTGCCGTGGTCGCCCGCACTCCATAGGGAGAGAGTGTGCCGCCGCCTCCAGCGATGGTGTACAGGTTGCCCTGGACCGGAGATGTAATCGTCGGATTCTCAAGAGTAATGAGCGCAGCAGCGGCGCTGCCGCCGACATAGATCATCCGGATGAGGTTGTTGTTCTTATCGGAGATGTAGACGTTATTCGAGGCATCCACAGCTACCGCATAGGGCTGGTTCAGCAGCGATGAAGAAGCAACAGTGCCGTTTCGACTATTGCCCGATGCGCCTGATGCAGTTCCGCCGCCTCCAGCGATGGTGCTGATAAATCCGGTGGAGGCGCTCACTTCACGAATCGAGTTATTGCCCTGATCCGCCAGGTACATACTGCCGACGGAGTCGAACTTGATATCGTCGACACCGTGGAGTCCGACGGAACTGGAGGTTGCCAGGGTTCCGTCACCTCCATTCGCGCTGGTGCGGCTGCCAGCCACGCGATAGATTGCGCCCAGTGTCGGGTTGGTGACGCTTGCTTCAAGAGAGATAAAGTTGGTGCCGACCGTATTGGTTCCTCCGGCATAGATCACCCATACCGTCGAGGAGGTCCCCGCGACGTAGATGTCACCGGCGGAGTCGATTCCGAGTCCACCGGTATTCGGGGTGATCTTCGCGCTGGTCGCCAGGGTACCGTTCGATGGGGTGCCGCACTGATTTTCTATACCGGCGACTACATAGATATTGCCGATAACCGGAGAGGTAACGCCGGTCTCAGCGGCGATCAACTGCGCTGCTGTTGCCCCGCCTTCATAGATCACGCGTACGGTGCAGTAGGTGCCGTCGACGAAGAAAACGTCACCGGAAGAGTCCGCAACGACTCCTTTAATACCGCCTGACATCAGAGCGCTGGTTGCCGGTCCACCGTCTCCCGTATACCCCGCGGCTCCCGTACCGGCGATGGTCGTAATGATCTCGGGCTGAAAGGTCAGGGCCGGCTGCGCCAGCCCTGGCACCAGTGAAAGGGTAAAGAAGAACCACAACCAGATCGCCAACCGCCCTTTTCCACTCATTCTCACGTTCGTCACTCCTCCATACGGTCCTGCGTGTGTGCGCACAAACACCTTCACCCCCGGGTTTCCCCATGGAGCGCTTCCTAAAAACTGCAGTGATTACCGGGAAAGACGTCCCCGGATTGCGTGACGAGTCTTCGGGTGGCTCTGCCGGATCGTCAACGTTCCAAACAGTTCAGCCCTTGGACGGGAAAACGATTTCCCTTTGATTTCAAGCACTTAAAATCGCGCAGGACTTCGTAACAGGACACGTTATGGACAACGTTATGGATTGTTAAATGCGGCGCGGAGGGCGAGGCGGTGGATCTGTAACCTTCTTGAAGCAAATGCGCGACTAATGCCGTAGAGCCCGCCAGAGGCTCTGACCAGATGCAGATGTCCGCACCCATCCAAATGTCCGGAAGGGTGCGGTTCTTTTTACCCGACCTCCAGGGCGTGTCAGATGTCATCGTTCGCTGAAGGGTGGAAAAGCCGACGGACGGTTTCCTTCAACTTGTGGAACGGTGTCAGATGTTCGTAGCGGTAGACCACCGTGCCCGGAACAACGAGCGTGACTTCGGTTCCGGCGGCCGTGGAACCTACAGTCAGCTTGCTGCGGATTCGCGAAGCCCGCTCCCTCATCCCCTGTAACCCGAAGTGCCCCTCACGGCCTTCCGCCAGAAGAGCCGGATCGATCCCCTGCCCGTTATCCTTGACGCGCAGGGAGAGATCGTTCGCATACCGAAGTTCGATCTCCAGACGGTTTCCCCGGGAATGCGCTACCGCGTTGCGAATCGCTTCATAGCCGATGCGGTAGATCTCGTCGCGCACGATCGGATGCATGTCTCTGGCATCACCAACTGCGGAAAAGGCGACGCTCATGGAAGCCGGCAGCTGATGTTCTTCAGCGGCCCGCTGTAGCGCTTCAGAAAGATGGTTCTTCTCCGTAGTGCTATCCCGTAGAGAGTGCACCGCTGCCCGCGCCTCGTCGACTGCCCTCCCCAGCCATATCGACAGCTTTTCGAGCGCCTGCCGCCGGCGTTTTTCGTCCGTGTCCTCGCTGAGAGCGTCCTCCGCGACCATCTTGCTGCTCTGTACGGTTTGCAGGAAGGTATCGTGCAATTCGCGCGCGAGCCGTGTTCGCTCAGCCAGCCGGTCGTCGAAGCGGGCGCTCAAAGTTGCCGCAACCTGACGCAAACGCAGGCGGTAGATCATCCAGATGATCAGGATGATCGCAAGTCCACATAGAACTGCAAACCAGGCGGTCTGGTACCAGGCGGGCAGAATCCTGAAGGAGAACGATGCTCCCGTCTCGTTCCAAACGCCGTGATCGTTGCTTGCGATGACCCGGAAGGTATAGTGGCCGGGCCGAAGTTTGGTGTAGTAGGCCTGACGTCTGGTTCCGGCGTCCGACCATTCCGTATCGACGGGATCGAGCCTGTAGCGAAACTGGACCCGCTCCGGAATTCTGAGACTGAGCGCGGTGTAATCGATCTCAATGTTTCCATGTTTCGGAGGAAGCACGAGATTTTGCAGGTGAGAGTAGGTTTGTCCACCAGCAACCAGAGAACTGATCAGAACCGTCGGCGGCACCAGGTTATAGGAGCGCTCAAGCGACGCCGGATCAAGCCATGCGATCCCTTTGGTGGTAGCAAACCATAGACGGCCATCCTCTGCTTCCACCATCGATGGTTCGGGAAATCGTTCGGCAGCCAGGCCCGGAAGGCCATCCAGCGTGTCGAAGCTCTCTGCGGATACGGCGTAGTCAGGATTCGCCAGCCACTTCGCCAGCTCGTCGGCTCTGACGCGGACGATGCCGGAAAATCCGCTGATCCAAAGATCGCCAGTTTTGAGGTCGCCTGTTTTGGTTTCGACAATACCTGACACGCGCCCTGGCAGATTTGCATCTTGCCATCGCATGATGCGGAATTCACCGTGGCTCAATAGTTGCACGCCGGTCTCAGAGCCAAGCCAGACGTGTTCCCCTTTGACCGTAAGTGCATTCGGGAAGCGGTTCTTTCCGGGGTAGGTGTACTTCTTGTAACTGTTCCCGTCCCACTCCACCACATGGTTGGAAAATGCAAACCAGATGTTGCCTGCCGGATCGCTTTCCATGGTGCCTAATATGCCCGGTTCACGGCCGAGAGCGACGTTCTGATTGACCCAGGTCTGGCCGACGCGCCGATATACATTTTGGCCGAATGTTAGAAGCCAGAGTTCGTTGTTTTTATCGAGTGCAATTGAGGCGACGACCTCGCGGTCATCGTTCGGGTAAGAGACCGGCTCAAGATGATCAGCATGGACCTTCCAGAGCAGATGCTTCCCCAGACCGGAGGACCAGATGCCGCCTTTAAAGTCACGGCGAATAGCGATGACCTGACCGGTCTCAGAGAGCGTCCTGCTTCTGCCGTCGAAACTGACTTCCGTCAGCGGCATCG
This genomic window from Terriglobus albidus contains:
- a CDS encoding Ig-like domain repeat protein; this encodes MSGKGRLAIWLWFFFTLSLVPGLAQPALTFQPEIITTIAGTGAAGYTGDGGPATSALMSGGIKGVVADSSGDVFFVDGTYCTVRVIYEGGATAAQLIAAETGVTSPVIGNIYVVAGIENQCGTPSNGTLATSAKITPNTGGLGIDSAGDIYVAGTSSTVWVIYAGGTNTVGTNFISLEASVTNPTLGAIYRVAGSRTSANGGDGTLATSSSVGLHGVDDIKFDSVGSMYLADQGNNSIREVSASTGFISTIAGGGGTASGASGNSRNGTVASSSLLNQPYAVAVDASNNVYISDKNNNLIRMIYVGGSAAAALITLENPTITSPVQGNLYTIAGGGGTLSPYGVRATTAKLNGTTGLATDPAGNIYLAVNGYNEILEVNAATGVISVVAGTGTAGTVTGTNGDGGVATSALLSGPRGVAVDAAGRVYITDAGNLKVRQAGPQGLLVFAGQAPNTTSAAQSVVLSNVGNTTLNFTGGAPSMSGTNASSFAIASTSSTNACNFTSLAPRANCTLAITYSPQDNNASSAALSFVTDGVLSPQQILLQAAALPVTTTTLQASVSSVVVGTAMTLTATVTGGASPSGAISFYNNGSSLLGTATLNSSGVATLTYTPPATGALSITATYPGNTSNAGSTSNTVSVNVTGSASSTTSVAASPATINQGQNVTFTATVSGSGTVPTGTVAFYDGITLLGSAALDGSGNAVLSTTAVPVGLNSVRASYPGDATFAASSSTVSVQVYGVPTVVLTPSSASLNLGVKETLTATVSGAGATPTGTVTFYFGSTVLGTGTLTGGIATLATTALPDGSDVLTATYSGDGNYTSGTSPAITVTVSGRAFVHPGGLHTQADFDRMAAQVAAGAHPWIDDWNLLITDSQAQSTYANHATANMGSSRQNADLDAHAAYLNALRWRISGDTTYAEESKKILNAWASKVNQVPTGTDIPGLMGIAVQDFALAGETLRGYSGWSDSDFAAFQNMFTNYLYPVVNNFLTNHNGAAIDHYWANWDACNLGALIAMGVLNDNTDWFNQGVAYYQNGAGNGAINHALWTLYNDGALGQWQESGRDQEHAQLGVGLLGYAAQTAWNQGVDLFGYGNNRLLAGGEYVAQYNMNQTVPYTSYNNSDNVLQYYPSTNGRDRLDDRPVWELLYNHYNVLQGVSTPNTQAMAQLQRPEHGSTDHFGYGTLTFTLNASASAYPPSPTPAAPTGLTATASVGQVFLNWSTTATANGYNVLRSTDGASYTVIASLTQTTMAQYTDSSVTNGTAYSYEVQAVNQSGTSATSTSASATPMSAGALPTGWLDADIGVVQAPGSAQYATVASNTFVVTGQGSGIGGAADSLHYAYQQVTGDFTLTARLFGESGTLSNTGLMMRETLDANATAAAMVLGSTGGRIAQMGGRASTGDTMTWTSGNQYTWIPVWFRLERAGNVFTASQSSDGVTWFVVDTRTINMASTYYVGLAACSGDITTYSTETSKFDNVSFITASEPALTVTAASSTITYGQTVPAYTASYSGFVNGDTASILSGAPSLTTNPATPTDAGSYTITAAAGTLSVANYSLHYVNGTLTIQQVAATVALAASSNPAAQGKTETLTATVSGAGQPGGSVVFSAGSNVLCTATVSTSGVATCSFVPTTSGSEVITAQYGGDTNHLTGSANLTLNVYDAAVALQFASTQLTYPGATNVTACVTGATTATPTGTVQIVDGVSSLTTLSLQGNGCAYWYISPGLAAGTHTFTAVYSGDGNNPGGTSAQTTVNVTPVPVTMGASCWNASSPYGSNYQCTVNVSSNAGAPQGGINYSLDGGAAVSVPLSNGSAGFTLTKPVAGSHTVVITYPQQTNYGTATQAQSFTITAAPVNVSLTPSSWYASAGTSLTFSAAVTSWSAGPPAGVGSVAFYDGSTLLATIAVDSNGKATYTTSSLTAGSHTITATFTGANYASGSGSATITVTQ
- a CDS encoding sensor histidine kinase, yielding MFQAKPAWGARPEDSRQELRNFHHTAWSSENGLGAVFDIQQSRDGYLWLTTSKGVFRFDGVRFESADAITAGAAQNAELNSVFVASSGDVWFRTRAPGLLLWKDGKLSAFPGNGCTPGLLTGSTVEDRDGTLWVAGSAGLFLVRDNRCELVSSRYGLPSGFPSAIAIDRAGTIWLKMPSGKLFYLPSGGSKFVISPHGEGPVGDFAYLHGGPNGSMWLSDELGLRRVSEDSSTSNVPSQHPSRIPTRPRFGNFTFDSNGTLWAASGNGILRIPEPEKSPIDVSVDSASGQRFTVAQGLSSDVVWKLLSDREGSLWIATNSGLDQLRRNLISQLATPPASEHQFAIAIGDNQNVWIGSRTMPLTEVSFDGRSRTLSETGQVIAIRRDFKGGIWSSGLGKHLLWKVHADHLEPVSYPNDDREVVASIALDKNNELWLLTFGQNVYRRVGQTWVNQNVALGREPGILGTMESDPAGNIWFAFSNHVVEWDGNSYKKYTYPGKNRFPNALTVKGEHVWLGSETGVQLLSHGEFRIMRWQDANLPGRVSGIVETKTGDLKTGDLWISGFSGIVRVRADELAKWLANPDYAVSAESFDTLDGLPGLAAERFPEPSMVEAEDGRLWFATTKGIAWLDPASLERSYNLVPPTVLISSLVAGGQTYSHLQNLVLPPKHGNIEIDYTALSLRIPERVQFRYRLDPVDTEWSDAGTRRQAYYTKLRPGHYTFRVIASNDHGVWNETGASFSFRILPAWYQTAWFAVLCGLAIILIIWMIYRLRLRQVAATLSARFDDRLAERTRLARELHDTFLQTVQSSKMVAEDALSEDTDEKRRRQALEKLSIWLGRAVDEARAAVHSLRDSTTEKNHLSEALQRAAEEHQLPASMSVAFSAVGDARDMHPIVRDEIYRIGYEAIRNAVAHSRGNRLEIELRYANDLSLRVKDNGQGIDPALLAEGREGHFGLQGMRERASRIRSKLTVGSTAAGTEVTLVVPGTVVYRYEHLTPFHKLKETVRRLFHPSANDDI